From the genome of Phreatobacter cathodiphilus, one region includes:
- a CDS encoding MFS transporter, whose translation MTAVPAAAAPRPGRMRLFAVLAGLYVAQAIPSYLFAAAIPPIMREQGVSRTAIGYVSILFLPLVLKFLWAPWVDRIRPVARAHRASWVIITQSGIILSILALLWVDVRDVRAVLAIGMVASLLLSTQDIATDGYAAKYLPEEDRAVGNAIQGGSVALGVVVGGTLGLVLYHHVGWTWMLLTIAAVSTLPLVAAFMMREDDGPAGAAPAPRPSIMAFLRRPEARQILWIALVYRASEGFVKAMEGPYLVDAGVPLNQIGYLSGLSAATAGLAGSAIAAWIIRTRGLSFVLSLLGGMRTLCFLLFALHAFGVVTGKEALFGAAGFQTLIRYMEIVALYSLFMAVSSSEQPGTDFTILACAQLVVYLAGSLLSGRIADWIGYGWLFAISTALSAVAVIATLHLLGRARPSPSR comes from the coding sequence ATGACAGCCGTTCCCGCCGCTGCCGCCCCGCGCCCCGGCCGCATGCGCCTCTTCGCCGTCCTCGCCGGTCTCTACGTGGCGCAGGCCATCCCCTCCTATCTCTTCGCCGCCGCCATTCCGCCGATCATGCGCGAGCAGGGCGTCTCGCGCACCGCCATCGGCTATGTCTCGATCCTGTTCCTGCCGCTGGTGCTGAAGTTCCTCTGGGCGCCGTGGGTGGACCGCATCCGCCCCGTCGCGCGCGCCCACCGGGCGAGCTGGGTCATCATCACCCAGTCCGGCATCATCCTGTCCATCCTGGCCCTGCTCTGGGTCGACGTGCGCGACGTCCGCGCCGTGCTCGCCATCGGCATGGTGGCCTCGCTCCTCCTGTCGACCCAGGACATCGCCACCGACGGCTATGCGGCCAAATACCTGCCGGAAGAGGACCGCGCCGTCGGAAACGCCATCCAGGGCGGCTCTGTGGCGCTCGGGGTGGTGGTCGGCGGCACGCTCGGTCTCGTGCTCTACCACCACGTCGGCTGGACGTGGATGCTGCTGACCATCGCCGCCGTCTCCACCCTGCCGCTGGTCGCCGCCTTCATGATGCGCGAGGACGACGGGCCCGCCGGCGCGGCACCCGCTCCGCGGCCCTCGATCATGGCCTTCCTGCGCCGTCCCGAGGCGAGGCAGATCCTCTGGATCGCCCTCGTCTACCGGGCGAGCGAGGGCTTCGTGAAGGCCATGGAAGGCCCCTATCTCGTCGATGCCGGCGTGCCGCTCAACCAGATCGGCTATCTCTCCGGCCTCTCCGCGGCGACCGCCGGCCTTGCGGGATCGGCCATCGCAGCCTGGATCATCCGCACCCGCGGGCTCTCCTTCGTTCTCAGCCTGCTCGGCGGCATGCGCACCCTCTGCTTCCTGCTCTTCGCCCTCCACGCCTTCGGCGTCGTCACGGGAAAGGAAGCGCTGTTCGGAGCAGCCGGATTCCAGACGCTGATCCGCTACATGGAGATCGTTGCGCTCTACAGCCTGTTCATGGCCGTCTCGTCCTCCGAACAACCCGGAACGGACTTCACCATCCTCGCCTGCGCCCAGCTCGTCGTCTATCTGGCGGGTTCGCTATTGTCCGGGCGCATCGCCGACTGGATCGGTTACGGCTGGCTCTTCGCCATCTCGACGGCCCTCTCGGCGGTGGCGGTCATCGCGACGCTGCACCTCCTCGGCAGGGCGAGGCCCTCGCCTAGTCGGTGA
- a CDS encoding GrlR family regulatory protein, which translates to MRDGLYRLRFQSARGWGSGVLYMAGGRVWGGDGVIFYTGAIAEADGMVELVVTTERHTANPAVQTIFGADNGRLVLRGAAGEGTLRLDGSPDDAPGLLIMTEMTWLTD; encoded by the coding sequence ATGCGCGACGGCCTCTATCGCCTCAGGTTCCAGTCGGCGCGCGGCTGGGGATCCGGGGTTCTCTACATGGCCGGCGGCAGGGTCTGGGGCGGCGACGGCGTCATCTTCTACACGGGGGCGATCGCCGAGGCCGACGGCATGGTCGAACTGGTGGTGACCACCGAGCGTCACACGGCCAATCCGGCGGTGCAGACCATTTTCGGCGCCGACAACGGGCGGCTCGTCCTGCGCGGCGCCGCCGGCGAGGGGACCCTGCGCCTCGACGGATCGCCCGACGACGCGCCGGGGCTCCTCATCATGACGGAGATGACCTGGCTCACCGACTAG
- a CDS encoding ABC transporter substrate-binding protein produces the protein MRKAVLAVVSAFAFMLPGAAMAQSGGTIRIGILVALEGAFAAGGADGVRNVELALRQVNNTIAGRRIETVVAPTDTRPDTTVRMARKLIEQDKVDIIIGPLSGSEGIAMRDFAKTIPGNVVINGISGALETTWVDPAPNFYRFNLDGAQWGYGLGSYVVKQKNWRRVVTIAADYSFGYTNFMGFAVDYCKAGGDIVQRFWQPLGQSDFGAIIAQLPDNIDAIYLGLGGTDAINFLNQYQQAGERTRLIGGTIMADQTVLTARGRAKEVLTGTPTSGPFAIDNPDPAWQSYVKLYQDAFPANQRFPTPSLFGLGYYVATLAAIRGLEAVGGDLGNGQARFKEALNKLQLDSPIGRITLNENRQATGTVFITEVVEGSDGNLTSKMVGRADNVTQTLGMTAEQFRALGLPSRTVVDCARLRAGG, from the coding sequence ATGCGAAAAGCAGTTCTCGCCGTCGTATCGGCCTTTGCCTTCATGCTGCCCGGCGCCGCCATGGCCCAGAGTGGCGGCACCATCAGGATCGGCATTCTCGTCGCGCTCGAGGGCGCCTTCGCCGCCGGCGGCGCCGACGGCGTGCGCAATGTCGAACTCGCGCTCCGGCAGGTGAACAACACCATCGCCGGCCGCCGCATCGAGACCGTGGTGGCGCCCACCGACACCCGTCCGGACACCACCGTCCGCATGGCCCGCAAGCTCATCGAGCAGGACAAGGTCGACATCATCATCGGCCCGCTGTCCGGCTCCGAAGGCATCGCCATGCGCGACTTCGCCAAGACCATTCCCGGCAACGTCGTGATCAACGGCATTTCCGGCGCGCTGGAGACCACCTGGGTCGATCCCGCCCCGAACTTCTACCGCTTCAACCTCGACGGCGCGCAGTGGGGCTACGGCCTCGGCAGCTATGTGGTGAAGCAGAAGAACTGGCGCCGCGTCGTCACCATCGCCGCGGACTATTCCTTCGGCTACACCAATTTCATGGGCTTCGCCGTCGACTACTGCAAGGCGGGCGGCGACATCGTCCAGCGCTTCTGGCAGCCCCTCGGCCAGTCGGACTTCGGCGCCATCATCGCGCAGCTCCCCGACAACATCGACGCCATCTATCTCGGGCTCGGCGGCACCGACGCCATCAACTTCCTCAACCAGTACCAGCAGGCCGGCGAGCGTACGCGCCTCATCGGCGGCACCATCATGGCCGACCAGACGGTGCTGACCGCGCGCGGCCGCGCCAAGGAGGTGCTCACGGGCACGCCGACCTCGGGGCCCTTCGCCATCGACAACCCCGATCCGGCCTGGCAGTCCTATGTGAAGCTCTACCAGGACGCCTTCCCGGCCAACCAGCGCTTCCCGACGCCCTCGCTCTTCGGCCTCGGCTACTACGTCGCGACCCTCGCGGCCATCCGCGGTCTCGAGGCGGTGGGCGGCGACCTGGGCAACGGTCAGGCGCGGTTCAAGGAAGCCCTGAACAAGCTGCAGCTCGACAGCCCGATCGGCCGCATCACCCTCAACGAGAACCGCCAGGCCACCGGCACCGTGTTCATCACCGAGGTGGTCGAGGGCTCCGACGGCAACCTGACCAGCAAGATGGTCGGGCGCGCCGACAACGTCACCCAGACCCTCGGCATGACCGCCGAGCAGTTCCGGGCCCTCGGGCTGCCGTCCCGCACCGTGGTCGACTGCGCCAGGCTGCGCGCCGGCGGCTGA
- a CDS encoding iron-containing alcohol dehydrogenase, protein MTLIGYLTRTQFADGAIDDALPEEASRLGKALALIDTEPAAAQTLARVADALPRVRLATCSVGGGAPLRGEVARVAAALQRAEASTIIAVGGAAAIGQARLVAEASVRRGAPCAVIAVPANLFDLGLGRQVRPRDGEPIPCPRPDRVIADPTALAQVPPRRLAAAGMEILVHAIEAYASPTYNPPADGLALEAVRLLARWLPVAVAAPGNAEARREALAGALTAGLAMEKGTGGVDALAHPLEDDLADAALPGELHAPVLAAFVAFNARAVGARYGALSDTMGQGRGAAGLEVQLAAFARVLGLPAALRETATDPARFAAVAERAADDPASLANPRLLTRGDCERILEAAW, encoded by the coding sequence ATGACGTTGATCGGCTATCTCACGCGAACCCAGTTCGCCGATGGCGCCATCGACGACGCCCTGCCCGAGGAAGCTTCTCGCCTGGGCAAGGCGCTGGCGCTCATCGACACCGAACCTGCCGCGGCCCAGACCCTGGCCCGCGTCGCGGATGCCCTGCCGCGCGTCCGCCTCGCCACCTGTTCCGTCGGCGGCGGAGCGCCGTTGCGGGGCGAGGTGGCGCGCGTCGCCGCGGCGCTCCAGCGGGCCGAGGCCTCCACCATCATCGCCGTCGGCGGCGCCGCCGCCATCGGTCAGGCGCGGCTGGTCGCCGAGGCCTCCGTCCGCCGCGGGGCGCCCTGCGCCGTCATCGCCGTGCCGGCGAACCTGTTCGACCTCGGCCTCGGCCGCCAGGTGCGCCCCCGCGACGGCGAGCCGATCCCCTGCCCGCGCCCGGACCGGGTGATCGCCGATCCGACCGCCCTCGCCCAGGTGCCGCCACGGAGGCTGGCGGCAGCCGGCATGGAGATCCTCGTCCACGCCATCGAGGCCTATGCCAGCCCGACCTACAATCCGCCCGCCGACGGCCTCGCCCTGGAGGCCGTGCGGCTCCTCGCGCGGTGGCTGCCGGTCGCCGTCGCCGCCCCCGGCAATGCCGAAGCCCGGCGCGAGGCCCTGGCCGGGGCCCTCACCGCCGGCCTCGCCATGGAGAAGGGCACCGGCGGCGTCGACGCCCTCGCCCATCCGCTCGAGGACGACCTCGCCGACGCCGCCCTCCCCGGCGAACTCCACGCGCCGGTCCTCGCCGCCTTCGTCGCCTTCAACGCCCGCGCCGTCGGCGCCCGCTACGGCGCCCTGTCCGACACGATGGGCCAGGGCCGCGGGGCGGCCGGGCTCGAGGTCCAGCTCGCCGCCTTCGCGCGGGTGCTCGGCCTGCCCGCGGCGCTGCGCGAGACGGCGACCGACCCCGCCCGCTTCGCCGCCGTCGCCGAACGGGCGGCCGACGATCCCGCATCCCTCGCCAATCCGCGCCTGCTCACCCGCGGCGACTGCGAACGCATCCTGGAGGCCGCATGGTGA
- a CDS encoding AraC family transcriptional regulator: MAPHAHREGHLIFHILGPPAEVVVEGRPYPLSPGQAVAISPWQPHYYRPLDHRDNVLVLVLYIRPGWFVQASRQASEILRFGRVGVEVTDRLARLVTDTGHLLSAHGGTDGGFEDRLSALTQASFDQTWQWTAEGQHFIGQERPLRDFRIRRALRLLDETLGEPIDLARLSRAAGLSRPHFFKLFREQLGLPPTIYLNALRMERAIERLALGKETVADIGLDLGFSTPASFSRFFIANGVVPPSTYRRSVMAHATQ; the protein is encoded by the coding sequence ATGGCGCCCCATGCGCATCGGGAAGGCCATCTCATCTTCCACATTCTCGGCCCCCCGGCCGAAGTGGTGGTGGAGGGCCGGCCCTATCCCCTGTCGCCCGGCCAGGCGGTCGCGATCAGCCCCTGGCAGCCGCACTACTACCGGCCGCTCGACCATCGCGACAACGTGCTGGTCCTCGTCCTCTACATCCGCCCGGGCTGGTTCGTGCAGGCGAGCCGCCAGGCCTCGGAAATCCTCCGCTTCGGACGCGTCGGGGTCGAGGTCACCGATCGCCTCGCCCGGCTGGTCACCGATACCGGGCACCTCCTCTCCGCCCATGGCGGCACCGACGGAGGTTTCGAGGACCGCCTGAGCGCCCTGACCCAGGCCTCGTTCGACCAGACCTGGCAATGGACCGCGGAAGGCCAGCACTTCATCGGCCAGGAGCGCCCGCTGCGCGACTTCCGCATCCGCCGCGCCCTGCGTCTGCTCGACGAGACGCTGGGCGAGCCCATCGACCTCGCGCGGCTGTCGCGCGCCGCAGGCCTGTCGCGGCCGCATTTCTTCAAGCTCTTCCGCGAACAGCTCGGCCTGCCGCCGACCATCTATCTCAACGCGCTCAGGATGGAGCGCGCCATCGAGCGGCTGGCGCTGGGCAAGGAAACGGTGGCCGATATCGGCCTCGACCTCGGCTTCTCGACGCCGGCGAGCTTCTCGCGCTTCTTCATCGCCAACGGGGTCGTCCCGCCCAGCACCTATCGCCGCAGCGTCATGGCCCACGCCACCCAGTGA
- a CDS encoding branched-chain amino acid ABC transporter permease → MEKFAKNHPVWALVIAIVVVAFLWLVVAPWPAELEAAIGRKRVFLNALLGGITLGALYFLVASGFTLIFGLMRTVNLAHGSLFLLGGYLGYEIATWSGSWLLAFPIVFVVVGLVGLAMQRFIFAHMEGEELRQTLVSIGLSVVLADLMLWYWGGQSYTTLAPAFLRGPVELPLISSINPTSGEAIFIRYPSVRVWILVAAIVIGIAMWLVLNRTSLGMLIRAGVDDREMLAASGVRIQLVFLAVFVFGAGLAGMAGIVGGTFQSLSPGEDTRFLLASLVVVIVGGMGSIVGAAIGAAVIGVTEQMGLVYAPTYSVVFTFLIMAAVLAFRPQGLLGAGR, encoded by the coding sequence ATGGAAAAATTCGCCAAGAACCATCCTGTCTGGGCTCTGGTGATCGCGATCGTGGTGGTGGCCTTCCTCTGGCTCGTCGTCGCGCCATGGCCGGCCGAGCTCGAGGCGGCGATCGGGCGCAAGCGCGTGTTCCTCAACGCGCTGCTCGGCGGCATCACCCTCGGCGCCCTCTATTTCCTCGTCGCCTCCGGCTTCACGCTGATCTTCGGGCTGATGCGCACGGTCAATCTCGCCCACGGTTCGCTGTTCCTGCTCGGCGGCTATCTCGGCTACGAAATCGCCACCTGGTCCGGATCCTGGCTGCTCGCCTTTCCCATCGTCTTCGTCGTGGTCGGCCTCGTCGGCCTCGCCATGCAGCGCTTCATCTTCGCCCATATGGAGGGAGAGGAGTTGCGCCAGACCCTGGTGAGCATCGGCCTGTCGGTGGTGCTGGCCGACCTGATGCTCTGGTACTGGGGCGGCCAGTCCTACACCACCCTGGCCCCCGCCTTCCTGCGCGGCCCGGTGGAACTGCCCCTCATCTCCTCCATCAATCCAACCAGCGGCGAGGCCATCTTCATCCGCTATCCCTCGGTGCGCGTCTGGATCCTGGTGGCGGCCATCGTCATCGGCATCGCCATGTGGCTGGTGCTCAACCGCACCTCGCTCGGCATGCTGATCCGCGCCGGCGTCGACGACCGCGAGATGCTGGCCGCGTCGGGCGTGCGCATCCAGCTCGTCTTCCTCGCCGTCTTCGTCTTCGGCGCAGGCCTCGCCGGCATGGCCGGCATCGTCGGCGGCACGTTCCAGTCGCTGTCGCCGGGCGAGGACACCCGCTTTCTCCTCGCCAGTCTCGTCGTCGTCATCGTCGGCGGCATGGGCTCCATCGTCGGCGCCGCCATCGGGGCGGCGGTGATCGGCGTCACCGAGCAGATGGGGCTTGTCTACGCGCCGACCTATTCGGTGGTCTTCACCTTCCTCATCATGGCGGCGGTGCTCGCCTTCCGGCCGCAGGGCCTTCTCGGCGCGGGGCGGTGA
- a CDS encoding branched-chain amino acid ABC transporter permease — translation MALADQAPLGARMTTAAAPGRSWIERIPAGWWITAFILLALPLVANNFWLFQVMGWSFILGMIAVSLTFLAGYGGMVSLLQMSIAGLAGYMVAILGPSGTTSISLGLAWWIVLPAAFLVAAIAATLFGALAVRTEGIYTIMITLAIAAAFFYFTRQNYTIFNGYSGFNLVLPPRLFGVNWRDPVPFYYLCLGCATLCYGAVVYISRSPFGLALQGVRDNPRRMAALGFNVTAHRVAAHALASVFASTGGILLVWQNAQIAPGTIGIPAAIDVLVVAVIGGMRRPLGAFVGAFIYVILQVFSPDVLGAFGFSAERFKLIIGIGFLAVVLFSPDGVLGLWDRWRARTARRVDPLTGVPR, via the coding sequence ATGGCGCTGGCTGACCAGGCCCCCCTCGGGGCGCGCATGACCACCGCCGCGGCGCCGGGCCGGTCCTGGATCGAGCGCATCCCCGCGGGTTGGTGGATCACCGCCTTCATCCTCCTCGCCCTGCCGCTGGTCGCCAACAATTTCTGGCTCTTCCAGGTGATGGGCTGGAGCTTCATCCTCGGCATGATCGCCGTGAGCCTCACCTTCCTCGCCGGCTATGGCGGCATGGTGAGCCTGTTGCAGATGAGCATTGCCGGTCTCGCCGGCTACATGGTGGCCATCCTCGGCCCCTCGGGCACCACCTCCATCAGCCTCGGCCTCGCCTGGTGGATCGTGCTGCCCGCCGCCTTCCTCGTCGCGGCGATCGCCGCCACCCTCTTCGGCGCCCTGGCGGTCCGCACGGAGGGCATCTACACGATCATGATCACGCTCGCGATCGCCGCCGCCTTCTTCTACTTCACCCGCCAGAACTACACGATCTTCAACGGCTATTCCGGCTTCAACCTCGTCCTGCCGCCGCGGCTCTTCGGGGTGAACTGGCGCGATCCCGTGCCGTTCTACTACCTGTGCCTCGGCTGTGCGACGCTGTGCTACGGCGCCGTCGTCTACATCTCCCGCTCGCCCTTCGGCCTCGCCCTCCAGGGCGTGCGCGACAACCCGCGCCGCATGGCCGCCCTCGGCTTCAACGTCACCGCCCACCGCGTCGCCGCCCATGCGCTCGCCAGCGTCTTCGCCTCCACCGGCGGCATCCTGCTGGTCTGGCAGAACGCCCAGATCGCACCTGGCACCATCGGCATCCCGGCCGCCATCGACGTCCTCGTCGTCGCCGTCATCGGCGGCATGCGCCGGCCGCTCGGCGCCTTCGTCGGCGCCTTCATCTATGTCATCCTGCAGGTCTTCTCGCCCGACGTGCTCGGCGCCTTCGGTTTCTCCGCCGAGCGCTTCAAGCTGATCATCGGCATCGGCTTCCTCGCGGTCGTCCTGTTCTCTCCCGACGGCGTGCTCGGCCTCTGGGACCGCTGGCGCGCCCGCACCGCCCGCCGCGTCGATCCCCTGACGGGGGTGCCGCGATGA
- a CDS encoding ABC transporter ATP-binding protein, translated as MTLAEAADRPVQMNTGNALELRGITKMFGALAAIADVTLSVRPGERRAVLGSNGAGKTTLFNCITGDFPATSGIIRFFGEDVTAFPPYERIRRGLRRTYQISSLFAGLTVIDNVYLACRGVSRNRYSLLRPRADDALVHAAETLVEAVHLTAVRDRLVGELAYGQQRQLEIALAMSGAPRFILFDEPAAGLSPTERRDLVAILTSLPAHIGYIIIEHDMDVALRVVESVTMMHNGRIFKEGRPSEIEDDPEVQELYLGGGHG; from the coding sequence ATGACCCTCGCCGAAGCCGCCGACCGCCCGGTACAGATGAACACCGGCAATGCCCTGGAGCTGCGCGGCATCACCAAGATGTTCGGGGCGCTCGCCGCCATCGCCGACGTGACCCTGTCGGTGCGCCCCGGCGAGCGGCGGGCCGTGCTCGGCTCCAACGGCGCCGGCAAGACGACGCTGTTCAACTGCATTACCGGCGATTTCCCCGCGACCTCCGGCATCATCCGCTTCTTCGGCGAGGACGTCACCGCCTTCCCCCCCTACGAGCGGATCCGCCGGGGGCTTCGCCGCACCTACCAGATCTCCTCCCTCTTCGCCGGCCTGACGGTCATCGACAACGTCTACCTCGCCTGCCGCGGCGTCTCGCGGAACCGCTATTCGCTGCTGCGCCCGCGCGCCGACGACGCCCTCGTCCATGCCGCGGAGACGCTGGTGGAGGCGGTGCATCTCACCGCCGTGCGCGACCGCCTCGTGGGCGAACTCGCCTATGGCCAGCAGCGCCAGCTCGAGATCGCCCTGGCCATGTCGGGTGCGCCGCGCTTCATCCTGTTCGACGAGCCGGCGGCCGGCCTGTCGCCCACCGAGCGCCGCGACCTCGTCGCCATCCTCACCTCGCTCCCCGCCCATATCGGCTACATCATCATCGAACACGACATGGACGTGGCGCTGCGCGTCGTCGAGAGCGTGACGATGATGCACAACGGCCGCATCTTCAAGGAAGGCCGGCCCAGCGAGATCGAGGACGACCCGGAGGTCCAGGAACTCTACCTGGGGGGCGGCCATGGCTGA
- a CDS encoding ABC transporter permease, protein MAERFPVPPKTGAPVLQLQGVNVFYGRSHAVQGVDLTLQSGVLSVVGRNGMGKTTMCKAIMGLVPIASGSIRFMGEEIAGRAPADVARLGIGYVPQGRRLWRSLTVHEHLRLMARSKGRWTPERIYEVFPRLAERRNNGGAQLSGGEQQMLAISRALLMNPRLLIMDEPTEGLAPVIVAHVEETLVRLAAEGDVSILVIEQNIGVATQMSDPVAIMVNGRINRVIASATLAADRDLQQRLLGVGRHGHEDPAFTEDAPSGSAAAPAPVPEGPIRVYVANPAIPTRWSKDVPAAQIEAAARTVSRPTLATIDGRRIGDTSALAARGPGEPHVVIAGTLDTKGEELRYIRDIIQAAGLRTRLVDVSTQGRNHGADVSPQEVALASPRGLPGLASGDRGAAVAAMTDAFAAWIGAQQGVAGLISAGGSGGTAIATAAMQVLPVGVPKLMVSTMAAGNVAEYVGSADITMMHSVTDVQGLNRISRAVLGNAAHAMAAMAKAHLATAHLAAARPATAQERPLVGLTMFGVTTPCVQQVARLLDPEWEALVFHATGVGGRSMEKLVDSRLLQGVIDVSTTEVCDMLLGGILPASEDRFGAVIRTKLPYVGSVGALDMVNFAAPDTVPAHYRGRNLYPHNPQVTLMRTTPEENARIGRWIGERLNLMEGPVRFLIPEGGVSALDAPGKPFFDPDADAALFEALAATIRPTANRQLLRLPHHINDPAFAQALVREFLALHQGRRGAARRRP, encoded by the coding sequence ATGGCTGAGCGCTTCCCCGTGCCGCCCAAGACGGGCGCCCCGGTCCTGCAATTGCAGGGCGTCAACGTCTTCTACGGCCGCAGCCACGCCGTGCAGGGCGTCGACCTGACGCTGCAGTCCGGCGTGCTGTCGGTGGTCGGCCGCAACGGCATGGGCAAGACGACCATGTGCAAGGCGATCATGGGCCTCGTGCCGATCGCCTCCGGCTCGATCCGCTTCATGGGCGAGGAGATCGCCGGCCGCGCCCCGGCCGACGTCGCCCGGCTCGGCATCGGCTACGTCCCCCAGGGACGCCGCCTCTGGCGCTCGCTCACCGTCCACGAGCACCTCAGGCTCATGGCGCGGTCCAAGGGGCGGTGGACGCCGGAGCGCATCTACGAGGTCTTCCCGCGTCTCGCCGAGCGGCGCAACAATGGCGGCGCCCAGCTCTCCGGCGGCGAGCAGCAGATGCTGGCGATCAGCCGCGCCCTGCTGATGAACCCGCGCCTCCTCATCATGGACGAGCCGACCGAAGGGCTGGCGCCGGTCATCGTCGCCCATGTCGAGGAGACGCTGGTGCGCCTGGCGGCGGAGGGCGACGTTTCGATCCTCGTCATCGAGCAGAACATCGGCGTCGCCACCCAGATGTCGGACCCGGTGGCGATCATGGTCAACGGCCGCATCAACCGGGTCATCGCCTCGGCGACGCTGGCCGCCGACCGCGACCTCCAGCAGCGCCTGCTCGGCGTCGGCCGCCACGGCCACGAGGACCCCGCCTTCACCGAAGACGCCCCGTCCGGATCCGCCGCCGCGCCGGCGCCCGTTCCGGAGGGGCCGATCCGCGTCTATGTGGCCAATCCCGCCATCCCCACGCGCTGGTCGAAGGACGTGCCGGCCGCCCAGATCGAGGCCGCCGCGCGCACCGTCTCCAGGCCCACCCTGGCGACGATCGACGGCCGGCGCATCGGCGACACCTCGGCCCTCGCGGCCCGCGGCCCCGGCGAGCCCCATGTCGTCATCGCCGGGACGCTCGACACCAAGGGCGAGGAACTCCGCTACATCCGCGACATCATCCAGGCGGCGGGCCTGCGCACGCGCCTCGTCGACGTCTCGACCCAGGGCCGCAACCACGGCGCCGACGTCTCGCCGCAGGAGGTGGCGCTCGCCTCGCCCCGCGGCCTGCCGGGCCTCGCCTCCGGCGACCGCGGCGCCGCCGTCGCCGCCATGACCGACGCCTTCGCCGCCTGGATCGGAGCCCAACAGGGCGTCGCCGGCCTGATCTCGGCCGGCGGCTCCGGTGGCACCGCCATCGCCACCGCGGCCATGCAGGTCCTGCCGGTCGGGGTCCCCAAGCTCATGGTCTCCACCATGGCGGCCGGCAATGTCGCTGAGTATGTCGGCTCGGCCGACATCACCATGATGCACTCGGTCACCGACGTTCAGGGCCTGAACCGCATTTCGCGCGCGGTGCTCGGCAATGCCGCCCATGCCATGGCGGCCATGGCCAAGGCGCATCTGGCGACCGCGCATCTTGCGGCCGCGCGGCCGGCTACCGCCCAGGAGCGGCCCCTCGTCGGCCTCACCATGTTCGGCGTCACCACCCCCTGCGTCCAGCAGGTGGCGCGGCTCCTCGACCCCGAATGGGAGGCGCTGGTGTTCCACGCCACCGGGGTGGGCGGGCGCTCCATGGAGAAGCTCGTCGATTCCCGCCTGCTCCAGGGCGTCATCGACGTCTCGACGACGGAAGTCTGCGACATGCTGCTGGGCGGCATCCTGCCGGCGAGCGAGGACCGGTTCGGCGCCGTGATCCGGACGAAGCTGCCCTATGTCGGCTCGGTCGGCGCCCTCGACATGGTCAATTTCGCAGCGCCCGACACGGTCCCCGCGCACTATCGCGGCCGCAACCTCTACCCGCACAACCCGCAGGTCACGCTGATGCGGACCACGCCCGAGGAGAACGCCCGCATCGGCCGCTGGATCGGCGAGCGCCTCAACCTGATGGAGGGGCCGGTGCGGTTTCTCATTCCGGAAGGCGGCGTCTCCGCCCTCGACGCGCCGGGCAAGCCCTTCTTCGATCCCGATGCCGACGCGGCGCTCTTCGAGGCGCTGGCCGCCACCATCCGCCCCACCGCGAACCGGCAGCTCCTCCGCCTGCCCCATCACATCAACGATCCCGCCTTCGCCCAGGCGCTGGTGCGCGAATTCCTCGCGCTGCACCAGGGCCGCCGCGGCGCCGCGCGCAGGAGGCCCTGA
- a CDS encoding phosphoenolpyruvate hydrolase family protein translates to MARFDKSELLARYRAMIARGEPIVGGGAGTGLSAKCEEAGGIDLIVIYNSGRFRMAGRGSLSGLMPYGDANQIVMEMAGEVLPVVRKTPVIAGVCATDPFRQMDAFLDEVKRIGFSGVQNFPTVGLIDGVFRANLEETGMGYDLEVEMVALANAKGLLTTPYVFSEEDARRMAGAGADIIVCHLGLTTGGSIGAETALKLADCPAMVDAWAAAALAVKPDAIILVHGGPVAEPADADFILKNTRHCHGFYGASSMERLPVEVAIRDQTRAFKMISR, encoded by the coding sequence ATGGCGCGCTTCGACAAGTCCGAACTCCTCGCCCGCTACCGCGCCATGATCGCCCGCGGCGAGCCCATCGTCGGCGGCGGCGCCGGCACCGGCCTCTCGGCCAAATGCGAGGAGGCCGGCGGCATCGACCTCATCGTCATCTACAATTCCGGCCGCTTCCGCATGGCCGGCCGCGGCTCGCTGTCTGGCCTGATGCCCTATGGCGACGCCAACCAGATCGTCATGGAGATGGCGGGCGAGGTCCTGCCGGTGGTGAGGAAGACGCCGGTCATAGCCGGCGTCTGCGCCACCGATCCGTTCCGCCAGATGGACGCCTTCCTCGACGAGGTGAAGCGCATCGGCTTCTCCGGCGTGCAAAATTTCCCGACCGTCGGCCTCATCGACGGCGTCTTCCGCGCCAATCTCGAAGAGACCGGCATGGGCTACGACCTCGAGGTCGAGATGGTCGCGCTCGCCAACGCCAAGGGCCTGCTGACCACCCCTTACGTCTTCTCCGAGGAGGACGCCCGGCGGATGGCCGGCGCTGGCGCCGACATCATCGTCTGCCATCTCGGCCTCACCACCGGCGGTTCCATCGGTGCCGAGACGGCGCTGAAGCTCGCCGACTGCCCGGCCATGGTCGACGCCTGGGCGGCGGCGGCGCTGGCGGTCAAGCCGGACGCCATCATCCTCGTCCACGGCGGGCCGGTGGCCGAACCGGCAGACGCCGACTTCATCCTCAAGAACACCCGCCACTGCCACGGCTTCTACGGCGCCTCCTCGATGGAGCGCCTGCCGGTGGAGGTGGCGATCCGTGACCAGACCCGCGCCTTCAAGATGATCAGCCGCTGA